The following proteins are encoded in a genomic region of Mus caroli chromosome 18, CAROLI_EIJ_v1.1, whole genome shotgun sequence:
- the LOC110284779 gene encoding interferon-inducible GTPase 1, producing MGQLFSSPKSDDDDLPSSFTRYFKKFNTGRKIISQETLNLIELRMKKGNIQGTNSAISDALKEIDSSLLNVAVTGETGSGKSSFINSLRGIRNEENGAAETGVVETTMKIRSYKHPNMPNVVFWDLPGIGSTNFPPNTYLEKMKFYEYDFFIIISATRFKKNDIDLAKAISMMKKEFYFLRTKVDSDISNEADGKPQTFDREKVLQDIRQNCVNTFRENGIAEPPIFLVSNKNVCHFDFPVLMDKLISDLPVYKRHNFMLSLPNITESVIEKKRQSLKQRIWLEGFAADLVNIIPTLTFLLDSDLETLEKSMKLYRTVFGVDEASLQRLARDWKIGVDQVEAMIKSPAVFKPTDEETIQERLSRYIQEFCLANGYLVTKNHFLKEIFYLKYHFLDMVTEDAKTLLKEICLRNKLPSN from the coding sequence ATGGGTCAGCTGTTCTCTTCACCTAagagtgatgatgatgatttgcCCTCCAGCTTTACtagatattttaagaaatttaatacGGGAAGAAAAATCATTTCTCAAGAGACCCTCAATTTGATTGAATTAAGGATGAAAAAGGGGAACATTCAAGGGACAAACTCTGCAATCAGTGATGCATTAAAAGAAATTGATAGTAGTTTGCTCAATGTTGCTGTCACTGGGGAGACGGGATCAGGAAAGTCCAGCTTCATCAATAGCCTGAGAGGCATTAGGAATGAAGAGAATGGTGCAGCTGAAACTGGGGTGGTGGAGACAACCATGAAAATACGTTCATACAAACATCCCAATATGCCCAATGTGGTTTTTTGGGACCTGCCTGGGATTGGAAGCACAAATTTCCCACCAAACACTTACCTTGAGAAAATGAAGTTCTATGAGTACGATTTCTTCATTATTATATCGGCCACACGCTTCAAGAAAAATGATATAGACCTCGCCAAAGCAATTAGCATGATGAAGAAGGAATTCTACTTCCTGAGAACCAAGGTGGACTCTGACATATCAAACGAAGCAGACGGCAAACCTCAAACCTTTGACAGAGAAAAGGTCCTGCAGGACATCCGCCAAAACTGTGTGAACACCTTTAGGGAGAACGGCATTGCTGAGCCACCGATCTTCCTGGTCTCTAACAAAAATGTTTGTCACTTTGACTTCCCTGTCCTGATGGACAAGCTGATAAGTGACCTCCCTGTCTACAAGAGACACAATTTTATGCTCTCCTTACCCAATATTACAGAATCAGTCATTGAAAAGAAGCGGCAATCTCTGAAACAGAGGATTTGGCTGGAAGGCTTTGCTGCTGACCTAGTAAATATCATCCCTACACTGACCTTTCTCTTGGACAGTGATTTGGAGACTCTGGAGAAAAGCATGAAATTGTACCGCACTGTGTTTGGAGTGGATGAAGCATCTTTGCAGAGATTAGCAAGAGACTGGAAAATAGGGGTGGATCAGGTGGAGGCCATGATAAAATCTCCTGCCGTGTTCAAAcctacagatgaagaaacaatACAAGAAAGGCTTTCAAGATATATTCAGGAGTTCTGTTTGGCTAACGGTTACTTAGTTactaaaaatcattttcttaaagaaatattttacctGAAATATCATTTCCTTGACATGGTGACTGAGGATGCTAAAACTCTTCTG